In Flavobacterium cerinum, one genomic interval encodes:
- a CDS encoding SPFH domain-containing protein, giving the protein MFSYVIIFIIVFLFLASFFTVKQQSSAIVERFGKFNSIRHSGLQLKIPVIDRIAGKVNLRIQQLDVIIETKTKDNVFVKMKVSVQFKVIQEKVYDAFYKLEYPHDQITSYVFDVVRAEVPKLKLDDVFERKDDIAIAVKRELNEAMTTYGYDIINTLITDIDPDIQVKNAMNRINAADREKTAAEYEAEASRIRIVAKAKAEAESKRLQGQGIADQRREIARGLVESVDVLNKVGINSQEASALIVVTQHYDTLQAIGSDTNSNLILLPNSPQAGSDMLNNMVASFTASNQVGEAMKKAQGKKKSHDDFQRPDHFDTTALPETE; this is encoded by the coding sequence ATGTTTAGTTACGTTATTATTTTTATTATCGTATTTCTATTTTTAGCCTCCTTTTTTACGGTTAAACAGCAAAGTTCTGCGATTGTGGAACGTTTTGGGAAGTTCAACAGCATTCGTCATTCCGGTTTACAGTTAAAAATTCCGGTTATCGATCGTATTGCAGGAAAAGTAAATTTGAGAATTCAGCAATTGGATGTAATTATTGAAACGAAAACAAAAGATAACGTATTCGTTAAAATGAAAGTTTCGGTTCAGTTTAAAGTAATTCAGGAAAAAGTATATGATGCCTTTTATAAATTGGAATATCCACATGATCAGATTACATCGTATGTATTTGACGTAGTTCGTGCCGAGGTTCCGAAATTAAAACTGGATGATGTTTTTGAAAGAAAAGATGATATCGCAATCGCTGTTAAACGTGAATTAAATGAGGCGATGACGACTTACGGATATGATATAATCAATACATTAATTACAGATATTGATCCGGATATTCAGGTTAAAAATGCAATGAACCGTATTAATGCGGCCGATCGTGAAAAAACGGCAGCCGAATATGAAGCAGAAGCGAGCCGAATCCGTATTGTAGCGAAAGCAAAAGCAGAAGCAGAAAGTAAACGTTTACAAGGTCAGGGTATTGCCGATCAGCGTCGCGAAATTGCACGCGGATTAGTAGAAAGTGTGGATGTATTAAACAAAGTAGGAATCAATTCACAGGAAGCTTCTGCTTTGATTGTTGTAACACAACATTATGATACGCTACAGGCAATCGGTTCCGATACAAACTCTAACTTGATTTTATTACCGAATTCACCACAAGCCGGAAGTGATATGTTAAATAACATGGTAGCTTCGTTTACCGCTTCAAATCAGGTAGGTGAAGCGATGAAAAAAGCACAGGGTAAAAAGAAATCACATGATGATTTCCAACGACCGGATCATTTTGATACAACAGCTTTACCGGAAACGGAAT
- the gltX gene encoding glutamate--tRNA ligase encodes MSKPVRVRFAPSPTGPLHIGGVRTALFNYLFAKKNGGTFYLRIEDTDQNRFVPGAEAYIMEALEWLGIAPDETIGKNEKFGPYRQSERKPLYKEYADLLLNNGWAYYAFDTAESLDALRKSAEEQGKTFIYNHTVRQQLDNSLTHSAEKVAERINNGEEYVIRFKTPVDETLHLNDMIRGDIKFETNLLDDKVLFKSDGMPTYHLANIVDDHLMETSHVIRGEEWLPSLPLHELLYKAFGWEAPKFAHLPLILKPVGNGKLSKRDGDKLGFPVFPLDWIDPVTQEKSSGYREKGFFPEAVVNFLALLGWNDGTDQELFTLDELVAKFDLNRVHKAGAKFDPEKNKWFNHHYLVKQSDASLAEKFDIILKEKEINKERPYVEKVVSLVKERATFVTDLYELSDYFFTAPVTYDEKASKNWKEDTGSIMQELISVLENIGDFTSANIETIVKDWMTKNEIGMGKVMQPFRLSLVGALKGPHLFDIVEMIGKEETINRLQKAISTL; translated from the coding sequence ATGTCAAAGCCAGTTCGTGTGCGATTTGCACCCAGTCCTACAGGACCTTTACATATAGGTGGTGTTAGAACCGCTTTATTTAATTATTTATTTGCTAAGAAGAACGGCGGTACATTTTACCTGCGTATTGAAGATACCGATCAAAACCGTTTTGTACCCGGCGCAGAAGCTTATATTATGGAAGCTTTAGAGTGGTTGGGTATAGCACCGGATGAAACCATCGGTAAAAATGAAAAATTCGGTCCGTACCGTCAAAGTGAACGTAAACCTTTATATAAGGAATATGCTGATTTGTTACTCAATAACGGTTGGGCGTATTATGCTTTTGATACCGCAGAAAGTCTGGATGCTTTAAGAAAATCGGCTGAAGAACAAGGTAAAACATTCATTTACAATCATACGGTTAGACAACAGCTGGATAATTCACTTACCCATTCTGCTGAAAAAGTAGCAGAGCGTATTAATAACGGAGAAGAATATGTTATCCGTTTTAAAACACCGGTAGATGAAACATTACATTTAAATGATATGATTCGTGGCGATATCAAGTTTGAAACGAATTTATTAGATGATAAGGTATTGTTTAAAAGTGATGGTATGCCAACTTACCACCTGGCGAATATTGTAGATGACCATTTAATGGAAACATCACATGTGATCCGTGGAGAAGAATGGTTACCTTCCCTACCCTTACATGAATTATTATACAAAGCATTTGGTTGGGAAGCACCGAAATTCGCCCATTTACCTTTGATTTTAAAACCGGTTGGAAACGGAAAATTATCAAAACGTGATGGTGATAAATTAGGATTTCCGGTATTCCCTTTGGATTGGATCGATCCGGTTACACAGGAAAAATCGTCCGGTTACAGAGAAAAAGGATTCTTCCCGGAAGCGGTTGTTAATTTCCTGGCTTTATTAGGATGGAATGACGGAACCGATCAGGAGTTATTCACATTAGATGAATTAGTAGCAAAATTTGATTTAAACCGTGTTCATAAAGCAGGAGCAAAATTTGATCCGGAAAAGAACAAATGGTTTAACCATCATTATCTTGTAAAACAATCTGATGCGTCATTAGCTGAAAAATTCGATATAATTTTAAAAGAAAAAGAAATTAACAAAGAGCGTCCGTATGTTGAAAAAGTGGTGAGTCTTGTAAAAGAGCGTGCTACTTTTGTAACGGATCTATATGAATTATCGGATTACTTTTTTACAGCTCCGGTTACTTATGATGAAAAGGCATCCAAAAACTGGAAAGAAGATACCGGTTCGATAATGCAGGAGTTAATTTCCGTATTAGAAAATATAGGCGATTTTACATCAGCAAACATAGAAACGATTGTAAAGGACTGGATGACGAAAAATGAGATTGGAATGGGTAAAGTGATGCAACCGTTCCGTTTAAGTCTTGTAGGAGCCTTAAAAGGCCCGCATTTGTTCGATATAGTCGAAATGATCGGAAAAGAAGAAACGATTAACCGATTGCAGAAAGCGATTAGTACATTATAA